The proteins below are encoded in one region of Polypterus senegalus isolate Bchr_013 chromosome 2, ASM1683550v1, whole genome shotgun sequence:
- the LOC120524173 gene encoding olfactory receptor 5F1-like, translating to MGLKKEATEMSNATVFVSEFVLHCEIRPEIRSFTVAALAIVYLATLFGNLLVLLVIILNHQLHTPMFFFIAILALIDVLHNTNLIPKMMALLMFDTSPVPYGACLVQMFLVFHLEIVEVYLFTLMAYDRYVAVIYPLRYPQLVTGRTVWIGMLVSNIISGMTMTVYLIFVSELSFCRTNVLPFCFCDYANMVHISCNDNPKYLSFLSTIASINGCGTLTIILISYGKIAHAALKISSAESKKKVFDVLVTHLLVVLLFYVPLIIAFILPGFGLELSTETYNTLLVVATILPPMINPIIYSFRNKEMKNAIKKLFTGKRTTLEINNCT from the exons atggg CTTAAAGAAGGAAGCAACAGAGATGAGCAATGCAACTGTCTTTGTGTCGGAGTTTGTGCTGCACTGTGAAATCAGACCAGAAATTAGAAGCTTTACAGTTGCTGCCTTGGCCATCGTTTATCTGGCGACACTTTTTGGAAACCTTTTGGTCCTCCTGGTAATTATCCTGAACCACCAGCTCCACACTCCcatgttttttttcattgctaTCCTTGCTCTTATAGATGTGCTACACAACACTAACCTCATCCCTAAAATGATGGCTCTTCTTATGTTTGACACATCTCCGGTACCGTATGGTGCCTGCTTGGTTCAGATGTTCCTGGTCTTTCATCTTGAGATAGTAGAAGTCTATCTCTTCACTCTTATGGCGTATGACCGCTACGTCGCAGTCATTTACCCGTTGAGATACCCTCAGCTTGTGACGGGTAGAACTGTGTGGATAGGCATGTTAGTGTCCAACATTATCTCTGGCATGACAATGACTGTATATTTGATATTCGTCAGTGAACTTTCTTTTTGTCGTACTAATGTCCTACCTTTCTGTTTCTGTGATTATGCCAACATGGTTCACATTTCTTGCAATGACAATCCTAAATACTTAAGTTTTCTTTCAACAATCGCAAGTATAAATGGTTGTGGTACTTTGACAATAATCCTCATTTCTTATGGCAAGATTGCCCATGCGGCACTTAAGATTTCCTCAGCTGAAAGCAAGAAGAAAGTCTTCGATGTCCTCGTCACACACCTGCTTGTGGTGTTGCTTTTTTATGTGCCCCTGATTATCGCTTTCATTCTTCCTGGATTTGGATTAGAGCTGTCAACCGAAACCTACAACACTCTGCTTGTAGTCGCTACTATCCTCCCGCCAATGATCAATCCTATCATCTACAGCTTTAGGAAcaaggaaatgaaaaatgcaataaagaaacTTTTCACTGGGAAGAGAACAACTCTGGAAATAAACAACTGTACATAA